From one Pseudactinotalea sp. HY158 genomic stretch:
- a CDS encoding NAD-glutamate dehydrogenase, whose amino-acid sequence MSTDLAARRRALLAETERLDPGLHPLLEQVVAHVATEDLLDRSPAGLVGAAGSLRELAALRRPGEALVHVFTPTVSEHGWTSRRTIVDICIDDAPFLVDSITAAVVALGCSLHLLVHPILDVERDAGGELVRVHPGPTEHTRSESWMHLEVSRLTTAAHHEEVGARMRAVLGDVHAAVTDWQAMRAACRDIVTGLRAGAPTTVPPETVEPTIDFLAWLANDHFTFLGYREYELTERDGEDVLVPVAGSGLGILHAESAAVVHLRPEARASARAARLLTITKANSRATVHRDAYLDYIGVRTFDAAGNVTGERRFLGLFTSTAYASSVTELPIVGAKVAEILARSHLSPTSHSGKDLHQVLENYPRDELFQDSLEHLAAVAGEVVLLTERRRPRVFLRPDEFGRFVSALVYLPRDRYTTTVRLAIEALLRQTFGSDAIDHTTKVSDAPLAQLHFVVRLPKGTPVPDVDEGALNDRLAAAIRTWQDRLVDHLQHTLDDDEAAAVLSRYGRAFPTAYTEFTDVAEAAADITRLASLERDSDVRLHLYAPAEGDPGSAAGELEDGAAHPGGMRRFKMVTFREYPLTQVMPVLTALGVDVVDERPYRLTLADGTTRHISDFGLTLPAGADPQRPARWGGQEEATAFEEAFRATWTGTCENDTLNSLVLTAGLGWRDIVILRALGRYLRQGGTAFSMEYIEVALLANAALAAGIVALFHTRFDPDLEGDRESRRQREDELAADLHERLDDVASLDHDRILRSLVAIVQATWRTNFYRVDASGQRRPWLSAKIDCTRVPGLPKPHPMAEIWVYSPQLEGVHLRFGEVARGGLRWSDRREDFRTEVLGLVKAQMVKNAVIVPTGSKGGFVAKQLPPASDRAAWLAEGRSAYASFIRGLLDLTDNRVGDRVEPPDRVVRHDGDDPYLVVAADKGTASFSDLANEISRSYDYWLDDAFASGGSAGYDHKGMGITSRGAWESAKRHFRELDVDIQSEDVTVVGIGDMSGDVFGNGMLRSRHLRLVAAFDHRHVFLDPDPDPATGFAERERLFHLPRSSWDDYDRSLLSAGGGIHPRTAKSVPITPEVRTALGIADDVGELTPSELIRACLLAPVDLLYNGGIGTYVKARSETHAQIGDRLGDAVRVDGADLRARVVVEGGNLGVSQRGRIEAAQAGVRINTDAIDNSAGVGTSDKEVNLKIGFTELVRSGAMTLTERNDLLAAMTDEVAAQVLRDNYEQNVLLGNSRVNAARMLPLHQRLIQSLEARGDLDRSLEFLPEDAEIATRIDHGRGLERPEFAVLMAYVKLALKEDLAATDMAADPWFAAALSSYFPSAVRERFAGHLADHPLRSRIIVNAVANSMINRGGVSFPYRAADETGAGPGEIARAFVAAREIFSLTEFTAAVEATDTVVATDVQTRLYLDFRRVLDRASRWFLHHRDRVRIGAEVEAFGPVLTELRPRIADFLRGRELAEYTDAVAAYRAAGADAELAEWGAGLLASVPLLDIAEAARAHGRPAATVARVYYALADRVGFADLLGKASSLPLGDRWTALARSALRDDLYGVMIALTVSVLAGGAIPADAEADADAVTAAIADWLEAGGVTSTRALESLEAIAAVDEPGIATVSVALRKLRSLTR is encoded by the coding sequence ATGAGTACCGATCTCGCCGCGCGCCGACGCGCCCTCCTCGCGGAGACCGAGCGTCTCGATCCGGGGCTGCACCCCCTGCTGGAGCAGGTCGTGGCCCACGTCGCGACCGAGGACCTCCTCGACCGCTCCCCCGCCGGGCTCGTCGGCGCCGCGGGATCCCTGCGCGAACTGGCCGCCCTCCGCCGGCCGGGCGAGGCCCTCGTGCACGTGTTCACCCCGACCGTGAGCGAGCACGGCTGGACCTCGCGGCGCACGATCGTCGACATCTGCATCGACGACGCCCCGTTCCTCGTCGACTCGATCACGGCGGCCGTCGTCGCGCTGGGCTGCTCGCTGCACCTGCTCGTGCACCCGATCCTCGACGTCGAGCGGGACGCGGGCGGGGAGCTGGTCCGGGTGCACCCGGGCCCCACCGAGCACACCCGGTCGGAGTCCTGGATGCATCTCGAGGTCTCACGCCTCACGACCGCTGCCCATCACGAGGAGGTCGGCGCGCGCATGCGCGCGGTGCTCGGCGACGTCCACGCCGCCGTGACCGACTGGCAGGCGATGCGCGCGGCCTGCCGTGACATCGTCACCGGCCTGCGCGCCGGCGCCCCGACCACGGTTCCGCCGGAGACGGTCGAGCCCACGATCGACTTCCTCGCGTGGCTCGCGAACGATCACTTCACCTTCCTCGGCTACCGCGAGTACGAGCTGACCGAGCGCGACGGCGAGGACGTGCTCGTGCCGGTGGCCGGCTCCGGCCTGGGGATCCTGCACGCGGAGTCGGCGGCGGTCGTGCACCTGCGCCCCGAGGCCCGCGCGAGCGCCCGCGCGGCCCGGCTCCTGACGATCACCAAGGCCAATTCGCGGGCGACGGTGCACCGCGACGCCTACCTCGACTACATCGGGGTGCGCACGTTCGACGCCGCGGGGAACGTGACCGGCGAGCGCCGCTTCCTCGGCCTGTTCACCTCGACGGCGTACGCCTCCTCGGTCACCGAGCTCCCGATCGTCGGGGCGAAGGTCGCCGAGATCCTCGCCCGCTCCCACCTCTCGCCCACCTCCCATTCGGGCAAGGACCTGCACCAGGTCCTCGAGAACTACCCGCGCGACGAGCTGTTCCAGGACTCCCTCGAGCACCTGGCGGCCGTCGCGGGCGAGGTGGTGCTGCTGACGGAGCGGCGCCGCCCGCGGGTGTTCCTGCGCCCCGACGAGTTCGGCCGCTTCGTCTCCGCGCTCGTGTACCTTCCGCGCGACCGGTACACGACCACGGTGCGCCTCGCGATCGAGGCGCTGCTGCGGCAGACGTTCGGTTCGGACGCGATCGATCACACGACGAAGGTGAGCGACGCCCCGCTCGCCCAGCTCCACTTCGTGGTCCGGCTCCCGAAGGGCACGCCGGTGCCCGACGTCGACGAGGGCGCCCTGAACGATCGCCTCGCCGCCGCGATCCGCACGTGGCAGGACCGGCTCGTCGATCACCTGCAGCACACGCTCGACGACGACGAGGCCGCCGCCGTCCTCAGCCGGTACGGGCGCGCGTTCCCCACCGCCTACACCGAGTTCACGGACGTGGCCGAAGCCGCCGCCGACATCACCCGGCTCGCCTCCCTCGAACGCGACTCGGACGTGCGCCTGCACCTGTACGCCCCCGCCGAGGGCGATCCGGGCTCCGCCGCCGGCGAGCTCGAGGACGGCGCAGCGCACCCGGGTGGGATGCGCCGGTTCAAGATGGTCACGTTCCGCGAGTACCCCCTGACCCAGGTGATGCCCGTGCTCACCGCGCTCGGGGTCGACGTCGTGGACGAGCGCCCCTATCGGCTCACGCTCGCCGACGGCACCACCCGGCACATCTCCGACTTCGGTCTCACCCTCCCCGCCGGCGCCGACCCGCAGCGGCCGGCCCGCTGGGGCGGGCAGGAGGAGGCCACGGCCTTCGAGGAGGCCTTCCGCGCGACGTGGACCGGCACGTGCGAGAACGACACCCTCAACTCGCTCGTGCTCACCGCGGGCCTCGGCTGGCGCGACATCGTGATCCTGCGGGCCCTCGGCCGCTACCTGCGCCAGGGCGGCACGGCGTTCTCGATGGAGTACATCGAGGTCGCCCTGCTCGCCAACGCCGCCCTCGCGGCCGGCATCGTGGCCCTCTTCCACACCCGCTTCGACCCCGACCTCGAGGGCGACCGCGAGTCGAGGAGGCAGCGTGAGGACGAGCTCGCGGCCGACCTGCACGAGCGCCTGGACGACGTCGCCAGCCTCGACCACGACCGGATCCTGCGGTCGCTGGTCGCCATCGTGCAGGCGACCTGGCGCACGAACTTCTATCGGGTGGACGCCTCCGGGCAGCGCCGGCCGTGGCTGTCGGCGAAGATCGACTGCACCCGGGTGCCGGGGCTGCCGAAGCCGCATCCGATGGCCGAGATCTGGGTGTACTCCCCGCAGCTCGAGGGCGTGCACCTGCGCTTCGGGGAGGTGGCCCGGGGCGGGCTCCGCTGGAGCGACCGGCGCGAGGACTTCCGCACCGAGGTGCTCGGGCTGGTCAAGGCGCAGATGGTCAAGAACGCGGTCATCGTCCCGACGGGGTCGAAGGGCGGCTTCGTGGCCAAGCAGCTGCCGCCCGCGAGCGACCGGGCCGCGTGGCTGGCCGAGGGGCGCAGCGCGTACGCCTCGTTCATCCGCGGCCTGCTCGACCTGACCGACAACCGGGTCGGGGACCGGGTCGAGCCGCCGGATCGGGTGGTGCGCCACGACGGCGACGACCCCTACCTCGTGGTGGCGGCGGACAAGGGCACCGCCTCCTTCTCCGATCTCGCGAACGAGATCTCCCGCTCCTACGACTACTGGCTCGACGACGCCTTCGCCTCCGGCGGCTCGGCCGGCTACGACCACAAGGGCATGGGGATCACCTCCCGGGGCGCCTGGGAGTCGGCGAAGCGCCATTTCCGCGAGCTCGACGTGGACATCCAGTCCGAGGACGTCACCGTGGTGGGGATCGGCGACATGAGCGGGGACGTGTTCGGCAACGGCATGCTGCGCTCGCGCCATCTCCGGCTCGTCGCGGCCTTCGACCACCGGCACGTGTTCCTCGACCCCGACCCCGATCCGGCGACCGGGTTCGCCGAACGGGAGCGGCTCTTCCACCTGCCCCGCTCCTCCTGGGACGACTACGACCGCTCCCTGCTCTCGGCGGGCGGCGGGATCCACCCCCGCACCGCCAAGTCCGTGCCGATCACGCCCGAGGTGCGCACGGCGCTCGGCATCGCGGACGACGTGGGCGAGCTGACGCCGTCCGAACTCATCCGGGCCTGCCTGCTCGCGCCGGTCGACCTGCTCTACAACGGCGGGATCGGCACCTATGTCAAGGCCCGGTCGGAGACCCATGCCCAGATCGGCGACCGGCTCGGCGACGCGGTGCGGGTCGACGGCGCCGACCTGCGCGCCCGTGTCGTGGTCGAGGGCGGGAACCTGGGGGTGAGCCAGCGCGGCCGGATCGAGGCGGCCCAGGCGGGGGTGCGGATCAACACCGACGCGATCGACAACTCCGCCGGCGTGGGCACCTCGGACAAGGAGGTGAACCTCAAGATCGGCTTCACCGAACTCGTGCGCTCGGGGGCGATGACCCTGACCGAGCGCAACGACCTGCTCGCCGCGATGACCGACGAGGTCGCCGCCCAGGTGCTCCGCGACAACTACGAGCAGAACGTGCTGCTCGGCAACTCGCGGGTGAACGCCGCCCGGATGCTGCCGCTGCATCAGCGGCTCATCCAGTCCCTCGAGGCCCGTGGCGACCTGGACCGATCCCTCGAGTTCCTGCCGGAGGACGCCGAGATCGCCACCCGGATCGACCACGGCCGGGGCCTCGAGCGCCCGGAGTTCGCGGTGCTCATGGCCTACGTCAAGCTCGCCCTCAAGGAGGATCTGGCGGCGACCGACATGGCGGCGGATCCGTGGTTCGCCGCCGCCCTGTCGTCGTATTTCCCCTCGGCGGTGCGGGAGCGGTTCGCCGGTCACCTCGCGGACCATCCGCTCCGCTCGCGGATCATCGTCAACGCGGTGGCCAATTCGATGATCAACCGCGGCGGGGTCTCCTTCCCGTACCGGGCCGCGGACGAGACCGGCGCCGGACCGGGCGAGATCGCGCGCGCGTTCGTCGCCGCCCGGGAGATCTTCTCGCTGACGGAGTTCACGGCCGCGGTCGAGGCCACGGACACGGTCGTGGCCACCGACGTGCAGACCCGGCTCTACCTCGACTTCCGGCGGGTCCTCGACCGGGCCTCGCGCTGGTTCCTGCACCACCGGGACCGGGTGCGGATCGGGGCGGAGGTCGAGGCGTTCGGCCCGGTGCTCACCGAGCTGCGCCCACGCATCGCCGACTTCCTGCGGGGCCGGGAGCTGGCCGAGTACACCGACGCGGTCGCCGCGTACCGGGCGGCGGGCGCGGACGCGGAGCTCGCCGAATGGGGTGCGGGGCTGCTCGCCTCCGTTCCGCTGCTCGACATCGCCGAGGCCGCGCGGGCCCACGGCCGGCCGGCGGCGACGGTGGCCCGCGTCTACTACGCGCTCGCGGATCGGGTCGGGTTCGCCGACCTGCTCGGCAAGGCGTCCTCGCTCCCGCTCGGGGACCGGTGGACGGCGCTGGCCCGCTCGGCGCTGCGGGACGACCTGTACGGGGTGATGATCGCGCTCACGGTCTCGGTGCTCGCGGGCGGCGCGATCCCGGCCGATGCCGAGGCCGACGCCGACGCCGTGACCGCCGCGATCGCCGACTGGCTCGAGGCCGGCGGCGTGACGAGCACGCGCGCGCTCGAATCTCTCGAGGCGATCGCGGCCGTGGATGAGCCCGGCATCGCCACGGTGTCGGTAGCGTTGAGGAAGCTGCGTTCGTTGACCCGCTGA